A single region of the Triticum dicoccoides isolate Atlit2015 ecotype Zavitan chromosome 2B, WEW_v2.0, whole genome shotgun sequence genome encodes:
- the LOC119362790 gene encoding uncharacterized protein LOC119362790 isoform X2, with product MGDAANASRRRRLASILLSRKPRFTDSKNETTAAVVSRDGFTMEVSFWMADPPQLSIFSIHCCSPPHLQDRPYSEFSDSPHVVGVGAEGRFVLFRAVFNGHYASEYFLYKAGESPLLDRIPSPHEYCDDDRDDLRGVREFGILQLGSHYLVAALCLPPSSDDYHLQIYSSEKKSWTTRTLPNPCPRIHRIIPDKVISLGEGLLGWVDLSHGLLMCDLRQDNVRFIPLPELLPGNRYKLNCPIPPSTAKRKRKLEDESHPNLWWFRDLTCVDGVLKFIEMENLAPGIQCDKEGFIYDSDLIMSLERKEDWNSKQLYFGGACRAVTWTRTVSSNGWRQTCAADVADILVDDGSVHSSLLPGLGKKLTLGDLYSAFPILSPDGDDILYLKSVLEPSIQDGWVAALDLGNKAVKAIGKYYLPDDFYYELRYDLQHPFFACTLSRHLDMTPGTEVSACRKIPEEASSSANHPSNSSICVGELNSCEPRSKIQWPLEWAQKNKRARYAAGSIMQNDHISQQLDEKVLELEREIEHELEWKKERKTQQQCFKKWDVQCYPPGQSLWPQNNLPARQYFNKPDGPCGPGYASFAPVHGRHNYQPLWQKPPPLKQLFTHSSEFGPHEVPQPSVNNSSGVIYH from the exons ATGGGCGACGCCGCCAACGCCTCCCGTCGGCGTCGGCTGGCCTCAATTCTCCTCTCCCGGAAACCGCGCTTCACCGACAGCAAGAACGAGACCACGGCCGCAGTCGTATCCAGGGATGGCTTTACCATGGAGGTCTCCTTCTGGATGGCCGACCCACCGCAGCTGTCGATCTTCTCCATCCACTGCTGCAGTCCCCCTCATCTGCAAGACCGGCCGTATTCCGAGTTCTCAGATTCGCCACACGTGGTCGGCGTCGGCGCGGAGGGCCGTTTCGTCCTCTTCCGCGCCGTCTTCAACGGCCACTacgcatctgaatatttcctgtaCAAGGCCGGTGAGTCGCCGTTGCTCGACCGTATTCCTTCTCCCCACGAGTATTGTGATGACGACCGCGATGATCTGCGCGGGGTCAGGGAGTTTGGCATCCTGCAGCTCGGCAGCCACTATCTCGTGGCCGCTCTCTGCCTCCCGCCGTCGTCGGATGACTATCACCTTCAAATCTACTCGTCCGAGAAAAAGTCCTGGACCACTAGGACACTGCCCAATCCATGTCCTCGGATCCACAGGATTATACCCGACAAGGTGATCTCGCTTGGAGAAGGCTTACTAGGGTGGGTTGATTTGTCACACGGCCTGCTGATGTGCGACTTGCGTCAAGATAATGTAAGATTCATCCCGTTGCCGGAGCTGTTACCTGGGAACAGATACAAACTAAATTGTCCCATTCCGCCTAGCACCGCAAAGAGAAAGAGAAAACTAGAGGACGAATCTCACCCAAATCTCTGGTGGTTTCGGGATCTCACATGCGTTGATGGCGTGCTCAAATTTATTGAGATGGAGAATCTTGCTCCTGGAATCCAGTGCGACAAGGAGGGTTTTATCTACGATTCGGACTTGATCATGTCGCTCGAGCGCAAAGAGGATTGGAATTCCAAGCAGCTGTATTTTGGGGGTGCCTGTAGGGCTGTCACATGGACTCGGACAGTTTCATCTAACGGTTGGCGCCAGACATGCGCTGCTGATGTCGCTGACATCTTGGTTGACGACGGATCAGTGCATTCGTCTTTGTTGCCCGGGCTGGGCAAAAAGTTGACATTGGGGGACCTCTACTCAGCTTTCCCTATCCTGAGCCCGGATGGTGACGATATTCTTTATCTCAAATCTGTGTTGGAACCTAGTATTCAGGATGGATGGGTGGCCGCTCTTGACTTGGGAAACAAGGCAGTGAAAGCAATTGGAAAGTATTATCTTCCGGATGATTTTTATTACGAACTTCGCTATGACCTTCAACATCCTTTCTTTGCCTGTACATTGTCCCGCCATCTGGATATGACTCCAG GCACTGAAGTCTCAGCGTGTCGCAAGATCCCAGAGGAGGCTAGCAGCTCTGCAAATCATCCAAGTAACTCCTCA ATCTGTGTGGGTGAGCTCAATTCCTGCGAACCAAGGAGCAAAATCCAATG GCCATTGGAATGGGCTCAGAAAAACAAGCGTGCACGGTATGCTGCTGGGAGTATTATGCAGAATGATCATATTTCCCAG CAGCTTGATGAGAAGGTGCTGGAGCTAGAGCGGGAGATAGAGCATGAGCTAGAGTGGAAGAAAGAGCGGAAG ACACAACAGCAGTGCTTCAAAAAGTGGGATGTGCAATGCTATCCCCCTGGGCAGTCATTGTGGCCCCAAAACAATCTG CCAGCGCGGCAATACTTCAACAAGCCAGATGGACCATGTGGCCCTGGTTATGCATCGTTTGCCCCTGTACATGGTCGTCACAACTACCAGCCACTGTGGCAGAAGCCACCACCATTAAAACAGCTTTTCACTCATAGCAGTGAGTTTGGACCTCATGAG GTACCCCAGCCATCCGTCAACAATAGCAGTGGAGTCATCTACCATTGA
- the LOC119362790 gene encoding uncharacterized protein LOC119362790 isoform X1: MGDAANASRRRRLASILLSRKPRFTDSKNETTAAVVSRDGFTMEVSFWMADPPQLSIFSIHCCSPPHLQDRPYSEFSDSPHVVGVGAEGRFVLFRAVFNGHYASEYFLYKAGESPLLDRIPSPHEYCDDDRDDLRGVREFGILQLGSHYLVAALCLPPSSDDYHLQIYSSEKKSWTTRTLPNPCPRIHRIIPDKVISLGEGLLGWVDLSHGLLMCDLRQDNVRFIPLPELLPGNRYKLNCPIPPSTAKRKRKLEDESHPNLWWFRDLTCVDGVLKFIEMENLAPGIQCDKEGFIYDSDLIMSLERKEDWNSKQLYFGGACRAVTWTRTVSSNGWRQTCAADVADILVDDGSVHSSLLPGLGKKLTLGDLYSAFPILSPDGDDILYLKSVLEPSIQDGWVAALDLGNKAVKAIGKYYLPDDFYYELRYDLQHPFFACTLSRHLDMTPGTEVSACRKIPEEASSSANHPSNSSICVGELNSCEPRSKIQWPLEWAQKNKRARYAAGSIMQNDHISQVHPIENNLRKQLDEKVLELEREIEHELEWKKERKTQQQCFKKWDVQCYPPGQSLWPQNNLPARQYFNKPDGPCGPGYASFAPVHGRHNYQPLWQKPPPLKQLFTHSSEFGPHEVPQPSVNNSSGVIYH, encoded by the exons ATGGGCGACGCCGCCAACGCCTCCCGTCGGCGTCGGCTGGCCTCAATTCTCCTCTCCCGGAAACCGCGCTTCACCGACAGCAAGAACGAGACCACGGCCGCAGTCGTATCCAGGGATGGCTTTACCATGGAGGTCTCCTTCTGGATGGCCGACCCACCGCAGCTGTCGATCTTCTCCATCCACTGCTGCAGTCCCCCTCATCTGCAAGACCGGCCGTATTCCGAGTTCTCAGATTCGCCACACGTGGTCGGCGTCGGCGCGGAGGGCCGTTTCGTCCTCTTCCGCGCCGTCTTCAACGGCCACTacgcatctgaatatttcctgtaCAAGGCCGGTGAGTCGCCGTTGCTCGACCGTATTCCTTCTCCCCACGAGTATTGTGATGACGACCGCGATGATCTGCGCGGGGTCAGGGAGTTTGGCATCCTGCAGCTCGGCAGCCACTATCTCGTGGCCGCTCTCTGCCTCCCGCCGTCGTCGGATGACTATCACCTTCAAATCTACTCGTCCGAGAAAAAGTCCTGGACCACTAGGACACTGCCCAATCCATGTCCTCGGATCCACAGGATTATACCCGACAAGGTGATCTCGCTTGGAGAAGGCTTACTAGGGTGGGTTGATTTGTCACACGGCCTGCTGATGTGCGACTTGCGTCAAGATAATGTAAGATTCATCCCGTTGCCGGAGCTGTTACCTGGGAACAGATACAAACTAAATTGTCCCATTCCGCCTAGCACCGCAAAGAGAAAGAGAAAACTAGAGGACGAATCTCACCCAAATCTCTGGTGGTTTCGGGATCTCACATGCGTTGATGGCGTGCTCAAATTTATTGAGATGGAGAATCTTGCTCCTGGAATCCAGTGCGACAAGGAGGGTTTTATCTACGATTCGGACTTGATCATGTCGCTCGAGCGCAAAGAGGATTGGAATTCCAAGCAGCTGTATTTTGGGGGTGCCTGTAGGGCTGTCACATGGACTCGGACAGTTTCATCTAACGGTTGGCGCCAGACATGCGCTGCTGATGTCGCTGACATCTTGGTTGACGACGGATCAGTGCATTCGTCTTTGTTGCCCGGGCTGGGCAAAAAGTTGACATTGGGGGACCTCTACTCAGCTTTCCCTATCCTGAGCCCGGATGGTGACGATATTCTTTATCTCAAATCTGTGTTGGAACCTAGTATTCAGGATGGATGGGTGGCCGCTCTTGACTTGGGAAACAAGGCAGTGAAAGCAATTGGAAAGTATTATCTTCCGGATGATTTTTATTACGAACTTCGCTATGACCTTCAACATCCTTTCTTTGCCTGTACATTGTCCCGCCATCTGGATATGACTCCAG GCACTGAAGTCTCAGCGTGTCGCAAGATCCCAGAGGAGGCTAGCAGCTCTGCAAATCATCCAAGTAACTCCTCA ATCTGTGTGGGTGAGCTCAATTCCTGCGAACCAAGGAGCAAAATCCAATG GCCATTGGAATGGGCTCAGAAAAACAAGCGTGCACGGTATGCTGCTGGGAGTATTATGCAGAATGATCATATTTCCCAGGTCCATCCTATTGAAAATAATCTGCGGAAG CAGCTTGATGAGAAGGTGCTGGAGCTAGAGCGGGAGATAGAGCATGAGCTAGAGTGGAAGAAAGAGCGGAAG ACACAACAGCAGTGCTTCAAAAAGTGGGATGTGCAATGCTATCCCCCTGGGCAGTCATTGTGGCCCCAAAACAATCTG CCAGCGCGGCAATACTTCAACAAGCCAGATGGACCATGTGGCCCTGGTTATGCATCGTTTGCCCCTGTACATGGTCGTCACAACTACCAGCCACTGTGGCAGAAGCCACCACCATTAAAACAGCTTTTCACTCATAGCAGTGAGTTTGGACCTCATGAG GTACCCCAGCCATCCGTCAACAATAGCAGTGGAGTCATCTACCATTGA
- the LOC119362790 gene encoding uncharacterized protein LOC119362790 isoform X3, which produces MGDAANASRRRRLASILLSRKPRFTDSKNETTAAVVSRDGFTMEVSFWMADPPQLSIFSIHCCSPPHLQDRPYSEFSDSPHVVGVGAEGRFVLFRAVFNGHYASEYFLYKAGESPLLDRIPSPHEYCDDDRDDLRGVREFGILQLGSHYLVAALCLPPSSDDYHLQIYSSEKKSWTTRTLPNPCPRIHRIIPDKVISLGEGLLGWVDLSHGLLMCDLRQDNVRFIPLPELLPGNRYKLNCPIPPSTAKRKRKLEDESHPNLWWFRDLTCVDGVLKFIEMENLAPGIQCDKEGFIYDSDLIMSLERKEDWNSKQLYFGGACRAVTWTRTVSSNGWRQTCAADVADILVDDGSVHSSLLPGLGKKLTLGDLYSAFPILSPDGDDILYLKSVLEPSIQDGWVAALDLGNKAVKAIGKYYLPDDFYYELRYDLQHPFFACTLSRHLDMTPGTEVSACRKIPEEASSSANHPSNSSICVGELNSCEPRSKIQWPLEWAQKNKRARYAAGSIMQNDHISQLDEKVLELEREIEHELEWKKERKTQQQCFKKWDVQCYPPGQSLWPQNNLPARQYFNKPDGPCGPGYASFAPVHGRHNYQPLWQKPPPLKQLFTHSSEFGPHEVPQPSVNNSSGVIYH; this is translated from the exons ATGGGCGACGCCGCCAACGCCTCCCGTCGGCGTCGGCTGGCCTCAATTCTCCTCTCCCGGAAACCGCGCTTCACCGACAGCAAGAACGAGACCACGGCCGCAGTCGTATCCAGGGATGGCTTTACCATGGAGGTCTCCTTCTGGATGGCCGACCCACCGCAGCTGTCGATCTTCTCCATCCACTGCTGCAGTCCCCCTCATCTGCAAGACCGGCCGTATTCCGAGTTCTCAGATTCGCCACACGTGGTCGGCGTCGGCGCGGAGGGCCGTTTCGTCCTCTTCCGCGCCGTCTTCAACGGCCACTacgcatctgaatatttcctgtaCAAGGCCGGTGAGTCGCCGTTGCTCGACCGTATTCCTTCTCCCCACGAGTATTGTGATGACGACCGCGATGATCTGCGCGGGGTCAGGGAGTTTGGCATCCTGCAGCTCGGCAGCCACTATCTCGTGGCCGCTCTCTGCCTCCCGCCGTCGTCGGATGACTATCACCTTCAAATCTACTCGTCCGAGAAAAAGTCCTGGACCACTAGGACACTGCCCAATCCATGTCCTCGGATCCACAGGATTATACCCGACAAGGTGATCTCGCTTGGAGAAGGCTTACTAGGGTGGGTTGATTTGTCACACGGCCTGCTGATGTGCGACTTGCGTCAAGATAATGTAAGATTCATCCCGTTGCCGGAGCTGTTACCTGGGAACAGATACAAACTAAATTGTCCCATTCCGCCTAGCACCGCAAAGAGAAAGAGAAAACTAGAGGACGAATCTCACCCAAATCTCTGGTGGTTTCGGGATCTCACATGCGTTGATGGCGTGCTCAAATTTATTGAGATGGAGAATCTTGCTCCTGGAATCCAGTGCGACAAGGAGGGTTTTATCTACGATTCGGACTTGATCATGTCGCTCGAGCGCAAAGAGGATTGGAATTCCAAGCAGCTGTATTTTGGGGGTGCCTGTAGGGCTGTCACATGGACTCGGACAGTTTCATCTAACGGTTGGCGCCAGACATGCGCTGCTGATGTCGCTGACATCTTGGTTGACGACGGATCAGTGCATTCGTCTTTGTTGCCCGGGCTGGGCAAAAAGTTGACATTGGGGGACCTCTACTCAGCTTTCCCTATCCTGAGCCCGGATGGTGACGATATTCTTTATCTCAAATCTGTGTTGGAACCTAGTATTCAGGATGGATGGGTGGCCGCTCTTGACTTGGGAAACAAGGCAGTGAAAGCAATTGGAAAGTATTATCTTCCGGATGATTTTTATTACGAACTTCGCTATGACCTTCAACATCCTTTCTTTGCCTGTACATTGTCCCGCCATCTGGATATGACTCCAG GCACTGAAGTCTCAGCGTGTCGCAAGATCCCAGAGGAGGCTAGCAGCTCTGCAAATCATCCAAGTAACTCCTCA ATCTGTGTGGGTGAGCTCAATTCCTGCGAACCAAGGAGCAAAATCCAATG GCCATTGGAATGGGCTCAGAAAAACAAGCGTGCACGGTATGCTGCTGGGAGTATTATGCAGAATGATCATATTTCCCAG CTTGATGAGAAGGTGCTGGAGCTAGAGCGGGAGATAGAGCATGAGCTAGAGTGGAAGAAAGAGCGGAAG ACACAACAGCAGTGCTTCAAAAAGTGGGATGTGCAATGCTATCCCCCTGGGCAGTCATTGTGGCCCCAAAACAATCTG CCAGCGCGGCAATACTTCAACAAGCCAGATGGACCATGTGGCCCTGGTTATGCATCGTTTGCCCCTGTACATGGTCGTCACAACTACCAGCCACTGTGGCAGAAGCCACCACCATTAAAACAGCTTTTCACTCATAGCAGTGAGTTTGGACCTCATGAG GTACCCCAGCCATCCGTCAACAATAGCAGTGGAGTCATCTACCATTGA